In Chitinophaga nivalis, a single genomic region encodes these proteins:
- a CDS encoding AI-2E family transporter has translation MKLFLFFPGFLGAVTLYVISRKWMFALVEKRNWRKSLAATIIMVLSFLIILLPIGMLVNMLTAKVSYAASHSAELIEGLKQVNNRLQDTLGIEVMTNQRLQKLQELITAGLPGILGATFNTLTAIAIMYFILFFMLVNGRRMEEKLYEYIPLKDENVERLGREFNTLVIANAVGIPLIAIVQGIISLIGYLVFGVPQPIFWFVVTCFTAMLPVVGAAAVYVPMGIYLLATGSSWQGIAVLVYGFGVVGTSDNIARFLLAKRIADVHPLITIFGVLIGVNLFGFIGLIFGPLLISMFILLLEIYSNEFVVKKRELPKHKPVE, from the coding sequence ATGAAGTTATTCCTCTTCTTTCCGGGATTCCTGGGTGCAGTAACGCTGTATGTTATCAGCCGCAAGTGGATGTTTGCCCTGGTGGAAAAACGAAACTGGCGAAAAAGCCTGGCAGCCACCATAATAATGGTGCTATCCTTCCTCATTATCCTGTTGCCCATCGGCATGCTGGTAAACATGCTGACAGCCAAGGTTTCCTATGCTGCCAGCCATTCCGCAGAGCTGATCGAAGGGTTGAAACAGGTAAATAACCGCCTGCAGGATACCCTCGGTATTGAAGTGATGACCAATCAACGTTTACAGAAACTGCAGGAATTAATTACAGCAGGCCTTCCCGGTATCCTGGGCGCTACTTTTAATACCCTTACCGCTATCGCTATCATGTATTTCATCCTGTTTTTTATGCTGGTCAACGGCCGCAGGATGGAAGAAAAGCTCTATGAATATATTCCCCTGAAAGATGAGAATGTGGAAAGATTGGGTAGGGAGTTCAACACATTGGTAATTGCCAATGCTGTCGGAATTCCCCTGATTGCGATTGTACAAGGTATTATTTCCCTGATTGGTTACCTCGTATTTGGCGTACCGCAACCTATTTTCTGGTTTGTAGTCACCTGCTTTACGGCGATGTTGCCGGTAGTGGGTGCAGCAGCGGTATATGTACCCATGGGAATTTATCTGCTGGCTACCGGTAGCTCCTGGCAAGGTATTGCCGTATTGGTGTATGGATTTGGCGTGGTAGGTACTTCCGATAATATTGCCCGCTTTCTGCTGGCCAAAAGAATTGCAGATGTACATCCGCTGATAACAATATTCGGTGTATTGATTGGCGTTAACCTGTTTGGCTTCATCGGTCTTATTTTCGGACCGTTACTCATTTCCATGTTCATCCTGCTATTGGAAATATATAGTAATGAGTTTGTGGTAAAGAAAAGAGAGCTTCCTAAGCATAAGCCCGTGGAGTAG
- a CDS encoding YtxH domain-containing protein, with amino-acid sequence MSNSSKAVVSFIVGAAVGVAVGYFLNSDKKDELVEKFRDQTDKLKEKLRKKKDQFQDELENELA; translated from the coding sequence ATGAGTAATAGTTCAAAAGCCGTGGTATCATTTATTGTTGGAGCTGCTGTAGGTGTGGCTGTAGGTTATTTCCTGAATTCAGATAAAAAGGATGAATTGGTAGAAAAATTCAGAGACCAGACAGACAAGCTGAAAGAAAAACTGAGAAAAAAGAAGGATCAGTTTCAGGATGAATTAGAGAATGAGTTGGCATAA
- a CDS encoding 1,2-phenylacetyl-CoA epoxidase subunit B: MSNDSLDPRVNRLKLGDATAVIKVEEGENWNIYEVFHQEKRGAHHEHVGCVHAPDPQLALVFAKEQFARRKKCVNLWVVRSADILAFDVEDEDMFANNLEKNYRDASGFKVMEKINKFKQSK; the protein is encoded by the coding sequence ATGTCTAACGATTCATTAGATCCGCGTGTCAACCGATTGAAGCTGGGAGATGCCACAGCGGTTATAAAAGTAGAAGAAGGAGAAAACTGGAATATTTACGAAGTGTTTCACCAGGAAAAAAGAGGAGCGCACCATGAACACGTAGGCTGTGTCCACGCTCCTGATCCGCAGCTGGCACTGGTATTTGCGAAAGAACAGTTTGCCCGGCGCAAAAAATGTGTCAACCTGTGGGTAGTAAGAAGTGCCGATATTCTGGCTTTTGATGTGGAAGATGAAGATATGTTTGCCAACAACCTGGAAAAAAACTATCGGGATGCATCCGGTTTTAAAGTGATGGAGAAGATCAATAAATTCAAACAATCCAAATGA
- the paaC gene encoding 1,2-phenylacetyl-CoA epoxidase subunit PaaC, with protein sequence MTNHAALTDLIIKMADDELILGHRNSEWTGLGPVMEEDIAFSSMAQDKIGHAWALYRTLHEDLGGEDPDRFAFMRPEKAFKCAHLTEMPNGEYDFSLMRHFLFDHAETVRYESLQESSFEPFRLLSKKVKGELKYHTLHANAWIMQLSTAGEESYIRMQAALNHSIALAAGVFEPSAEHEATLIADKVYPGEAVLYQRWLDRIYPVLVKASLNMPDISAITPVYGGRQGFHTEYLQPLLTEMGEVFNLDTEARW encoded by the coding sequence ATGACGAATCACGCAGCACTTACTGACCTCATTATAAAAATGGCCGATGATGAACTGATTCTGGGACATCGGAATTCGGAATGGACCGGCTTAGGCCCTGTGATGGAAGAAGATATTGCCTTTTCTTCCATGGCGCAGGATAAAATCGGCCATGCCTGGGCATTATACCGTACGTTACACGAAGACCTGGGTGGAGAAGATCCGGACCGGTTTGCCTTCATGCGCCCGGAGAAAGCATTTAAATGCGCTCACCTGACAGAGATGCCAAACGGGGAATATGATTTCAGCCTGATGCGGCACTTTCTGTTCGATCATGCAGAAACGGTACGCTATGAAAGCTTGCAGGAAAGCAGTTTTGAACCTTTCCGGCTGCTGAGTAAAAAAGTAAAAGGGGAGCTGAAATATCATACCCTGCATGCCAATGCCTGGATTATGCAGCTGAGTACAGCCGGAGAAGAAAGTTATATCCGGATGCAGGCGGCGCTGAATCACTCCATTGCGCTGGCAGCGGGTGTTTTTGAACCATCTGCGGAACATGAAGCGACCCTGATCGCAGATAAGGTATATCCGGGTGAAGCCGTGTTATACCAGCGTTGGCTGGACCGGATTTATCCGGTATTGGTAAAGGCTTCCCTGAACATGCCGGATATATCCGCTATTACGCCGGTATATGGTGGCCGGCAGGGATTTCATACCGAATACCTGCAGCCGTTGCTGACAGAGATGGGAGAAGTGTTTAACCTGGATACGGAGGCCAGATGGTAA
- the nadD gene encoding nicotinate (nicotinamide) nucleotide adenylyltransferase, producing the protein MRIGLYFGSFNPIHTGHLIIANYVAYNTDLDKVWLVVSPQNPLKPSSTLLNEHDRFHLVELAIKDEPRLRASNIEFSLPRPSFTVDTLAYMGEKFPTQEFAIIMGSDSFQNLPRWKNYEHIVKNYPIYVYRRPGHEITDTFGAQLEVLDAPMLDISATDVRKWIKAGKSVRFMVPDGVISYIAENNYYR; encoded by the coding sequence ATGAGAATAGGTTTGTATTTTGGGTCCTTTAATCCTATACACACGGGGCATCTGATCATTGCCAATTATGTAGCTTACAATACTGACCTGGATAAAGTATGGTTGGTGGTTTCGCCGCAGAATCCACTGAAGCCATCGTCTACATTACTGAATGAGCATGATCGTTTTCATCTGGTGGAACTGGCCATCAAAGATGAACCCCGGTTGCGCGCCAGTAATATAGAGTTTTCATTACCCCGTCCTTCATTTACTGTAGATACCCTGGCTTATATGGGCGAGAAATTTCCTACACAGGAATTTGCCATCATTATGGGAAGCGATAGTTTTCAAAACCTGCCCCGGTGGAAAAACTATGAGCATATTGTAAAGAACTACCCCATTTATGTATACCGCCGGCCAGGGCACGAGATCACCGATACTTTCGGTGCCCAGCTGGAAGTGCTGGATGCGCCCATGCTCGATATTTCTGCTACCGATGTCCGCAAATGGATCAAAGCCGGTAAGTCGGTACGTTTCATGGTACCGGATGGCGTGATCAGTTATATCGCGGAGAATAATTACTACCGTTAA
- a CDS encoding glycoside hydrolase family 25 protein gives MKRIWIGAVIILLAVAAFVWWRYREKHIVFVRYEEFGIDMPVNYKIHGIDVSKFQKDINWPAVKQMQVDKIRISFAFIKATEGITRQDIAFKHNWERAGKAGLVRGAYHFFYATRDPIKQAINFQNVVDLQSGDLPPVLDIETHNNQPAAVIRSTARIWLEEMEKAYKVKPIIYTNIHFYETYLGDEFDEYPLWLAHYYQKERPRSGRAWLFWQHSDIGRVNGIRTTVDFNVFKGDSTDLARLCIP, from the coding sequence GTGAAAAGGATCTGGATCGGAGCTGTCATCATTTTACTGGCCGTAGCGGCTTTTGTCTGGTGGCGTTATCGGGAAAAACATATTGTGTTTGTTCGTTATGAAGAATTCGGGATTGATATGCCTGTGAATTATAAAATTCACGGCATTGACGTGTCTAAGTTTCAGAAAGATATCAACTGGCCTGCTGTAAAACAGATGCAGGTGGATAAAATTCGTATATCCTTTGCTTTTATAAAGGCGACGGAAGGTATTACGCGGCAGGATATTGCCTTTAAGCATAACTGGGAGCGGGCCGGTAAAGCAGGATTGGTAAGAGGGGCCTATCACTTTTTTTATGCCACCCGGGATCCGATTAAACAGGCGATCAACTTTCAGAATGTGGTAGACCTGCAATCGGGTGATCTGCCACCGGTACTGGATATCGAAACACACAATAACCAGCCGGCTGCTGTCATCCGCAGCACTGCCAGGATCTGGCTGGAAGAAATGGAAAAGGCCTATAAAGTAAAACCGATCATCTACACCAACATACATTTCTATGAAACCTATCTTGGCGATGAATTTGATGAGTATCCGCTGTGGCTGGCGCATTACTACCAGAAAGAACGGCCGCGCTCCGGCAGGGCGTGGCTCTTTTGGCAGCATAGCGATATTGGCCGGGTAAACGGGATCCGCACCACGGTAGATTTTAATGTTTTTAAAGGCGATAGCACTGACCTGGCGAGACTGTGTATTCCTTAA
- the paaD gene encoding 1,2-phenylacetyl-CoA epoxidase subunit PaaD: protein MGQTISIAAVYQALESVMDPEIPVLSVLDLGMITDVSIDQTADVVHIRMIPTFAACPAVSYIQNNIKTTVEKELGIAVTVEIDKQVHWESNRITPAAKEKLKNFGIAPPQVVEGEMKAEIMLHTPCPHCSSEYTYLRSPFGSTLCRAIHFCKSCGQVFEQFKPLE, encoded by the coding sequence ATGGGACAGACAATTTCAATAGCAGCCGTGTATCAGGCCCTGGAAAGCGTGATGGACCCGGAAATTCCGGTACTGAGCGTCCTGGATCTGGGCATGATTACGGATGTAAGCATCGATCAGACGGCAGATGTAGTGCATATCAGGATGATACCTACATTTGCCGCCTGCCCGGCGGTGAGTTATATCCAAAACAATATTAAAACGACAGTAGAAAAAGAACTCGGTATAGCCGTTACCGTAGAAATAGACAAGCAGGTACATTGGGAAAGTAACCGGATAACACCTGCGGCGAAAGAGAAATTAAAAAACTTTGGTATTGCCCCTCCGCAGGTAGTAGAAGGGGAGATGAAGGCGGAAATAATGTTACACACCCCTTGTCCGCATTGTAGCAGTGAGTACACCTATCTGCGCTCTCCTTTCGGGTCCACGCTTTGCCGGGCCATTCATTTCTGTAAATCATGCGGACAGGTGTTTGAACAGTTTAAACCGTTGGAATAG
- a CDS encoding YybH family protein, whose translation MRFILYLILLGTFAGWPLQKLQAQQDTRQQIATLLSVQSGAWNKGDLQTFMGTYWQSDSLLFIGKNGITYGWQATLDRYKKSYPDTTAMGKLDFKLLECKPLSKDVCLVIGRWHLERSIGDLQGHFSLVLKKINGVWKIIADHSS comes from the coding sequence ATGCGTTTTATCTTGTACCTTATCCTGTTGGGCACTTTCGCCGGATGGCCACTGCAAAAGCTGCAGGCACAACAGGATACCAGACAGCAAATAGCTACCCTCCTCTCTGTACAATCCGGCGCCTGGAATAAAGGCGACCTGCAGACATTCATGGGCACCTACTGGCAATCCGACTCCTTACTGTTCATTGGCAAAAACGGCATCACCTATGGCTGGCAGGCCACACTTGACCGCTACAAAAAAAGCTATCCGGATACCACGGCCATGGGTAAACTGGATTTCAAACTGCTGGAATGCAAGCCGCTGTCAAAAGACGTTTGCCTCGTAATAGGCCGCTGGCATCTGGAACGTAGCATCGGCGACCTCCAGGGACATTTCAGCCTGGTACTGAAAAAAATAAACGGCGTCTGGAAAATCATTGCAGATCATAGCTCCTGA
- a CDS encoding CAP domain-containing protein, with translation MSIAVIPAFLIVTSCKKEAAVLPLTPVTTTADTVTVPENKVDRNALLQLVNGLRSRGCKCGGESMPAVSPLTWNGQLERAAYDHSKDMSLLQYFDHNGRNGSTPGSRLDVAGYKWMVYGENIATGNMDEQAVVLGWLTSPLHCKNMMDARFNELGAGRHDKMWTLELGSRSSGK, from the coding sequence ATGTCTATCGCCGTTATACCGGCTTTTTTAATTGTTACCAGCTGCAAAAAAGAAGCAGCTGTGCTACCCCTTACCCCTGTTACCACTACAGCTGATACTGTTACTGTACCCGAAAACAAAGTAGATCGCAACGCCCTGTTACAACTGGTCAATGGATTACGCAGCAGGGGCTGTAAATGCGGAGGGGAATCAATGCCCGCCGTGTCTCCCCTCACCTGGAACGGACAGCTCGAAAGGGCAGCCTACGACCACAGTAAAGACATGTCGCTCCTGCAGTATTTCGACCACAATGGCCGCAACGGCAGTACGCCCGGATCCCGTTTGGATGTCGCCGGCTACAAATGGATGGTATACGGAGAAAATATTGCGACTGGCAATATGGATGAACAGGCAGTGGTATTGGGCTGGCTCACCAGTCCCCTGCATTGTAAAAATATGATGGATGCCCGCTTCAATGAACTGGGCGCAGGGCGTCACGACAAGATGTGGACCCTGGAACTGGGCAGCAGAAGTTCCGGCAAATAA
- a CDS encoding SPASM domain-containing protein, with translation MPDFNLNDTLNLLSKLTVRRALNAGKVLGSFFMSKWTNKPVQWGYPISISFEPTTSCNLRCPECPSGLRAFTRPTGMLEQDFFRKTIDEISKELFYLIFYFQGEPYLNTGFLDMVKYASDKGIYTATSTNAHYLTDANAKKTVESGLDRLIISIDGTTQDVYTQYRVGGHLDKVIQGAKNIVKWKKELNSTKPFVFFQFLVVKPNEHQIEDIKQLAKEIGVDQVRFKTAQVYDYEEGNRLIPTIDKYSRYKRKEDGTYAIKNKLGNHCWRLWHSPVVTWDGLVVPCCFDKDAQHRLGDLKKESFKALWHNKEYIRFRSQILETRKNIDICANCSEGTKVWG, from the coding sequence ATGCCGGATTTTAATTTGAATGATACCCTGAATTTGTTGTCGAAACTCACCGTACGCCGGGCTTTAAATGCCGGGAAGGTGCTGGGAAGCTTCTTCATGAGCAAGTGGACCAACAAACCTGTTCAATGGGGATATCCTATTTCCATTTCCTTTGAACCTACCACTTCCTGCAACCTGCGTTGTCCGGAATGTCCCAGCGGACTTAGGGCATTTACCCGCCCGACCGGTATGCTGGAACAGGATTTTTTCAGGAAGACGATCGATGAGATTTCAAAAGAGCTGTTCTACCTGATTTTTTATTTCCAGGGAGAACCTTACCTGAATACCGGTTTCCTGGACATGGTAAAATACGCGTCAGACAAAGGCATCTATACAGCAACTTCCACCAATGCACATTATCTCACAGACGCCAATGCTAAAAAAACGGTAGAAAGTGGGCTGGACAGGCTGATCATCTCTATTGACGGTACTACCCAGGACGTATACACGCAATACCGGGTAGGTGGCCATCTCGATAAGGTGATTCAGGGCGCCAAAAATATTGTGAAGTGGAAAAAAGAACTCAACTCCACCAAGCCTTTTGTATTCTTCCAGTTCCTGGTGGTGAAACCCAACGAACATCAGATAGAAGATATCAAACAGCTGGCAAAGGAAATCGGGGTAGACCAGGTACGGTTTAAAACCGCCCAGGTATATGATTATGAAGAAGGCAACCGCTTAATTCCGACTATCGATAAATACTCCCGTTACAAACGTAAGGAAGATGGTACCTATGCGATCAAAAATAAACTGGGTAACCATTGCTGGCGCCTGTGGCATTCTCCGGTAGTGACCTGGGATGGTCTGGTAGTACCCTGCTGTTTCGATAAAGACGCACAGCATCGCCTGGGTGATCTGAAAAAAGAATCCTTTAAAGCGCTATGGCATAATAAAGAGTATATCCGTTTCCGTAGTCAGATCCTCGAAACCCGTAAGAATATTGATATCTGTGCCAACTGTAGCGAAGGCACCAAAGTGTGGGGATAA